From the genome of Ictalurus punctatus breed USDA103 chromosome 28, Coco_2.0, whole genome shotgun sequence, one region includes:
- the LOC108260214 gene encoding NACHT, LRR and PYD domains-containing protein 3 isoform X1 has product MMASQISPKPGVTMQSAQSMEHLSNFRSDPRNRPQKERLNVFSGKQLKSVFKDLAHKASSVLNKELNSFEKLLSPDYPACTEEDKDQEYLRSVRKGALKIALYLLESMNQNDLADALRNKSQASNLKSRLRKKCKRINEGISQPGSSARLNEIYTDLHITEGWSGDVNNEHEVRQIETASRRPAAQETPIKCNDLFKDESIRSVLTKGAAGIGKTVSVQKFILDWTEGKANQDVTFMFPLPFRELNLMKQKHLSLMDLLHHLFPEMRKLQLIDCDSYKVLFIFDGLEECRLPLNFQKNERLCDVTESASVDVLLTNLIKGNLLPSALLWITSRPAAANQIPPECVDQVTEVRGFSDPQKEEYFRKRISDQSLANKIITRMKSSRSLYIMCHIPVFCWISATVLERMLGEAESGEIPKTLTQMFTHFLIFQIKHKDQKYPQKCDPDPQQTRESILALGKLAFQQLEKGNRIFCEEDLRECGIDVREVSLYSGVCTQISREEFGLHLWKGFSFVPEFLAALYTFLSFISRNVTEQQTTGLSDLLTKSDMSDLLSSAVDKALQSENGHLDLFLRFLLGLSLESNQTLLRVLMPQTGSSSHSKQETVEYIKEKIRENPSPEKSFNLFHCLNELGDDSLVQEVQRYLKRRGDRCLSGVRLCPAQWSAVVFVLLSSGQDLDVFDLSKYDRSEECLLKLLPVVKASRRADLYDCNLTEESCRALSSVLSSNSSRLRELNLGSNKLQDSGVTLLSAGLENPHCTLETLRLFNCGLTEESCRVLSSVLTSNSSRLTELELNINNLQDPGVKLLSAGLKNPRCTLEILKLSQCRVTCEGCVALASALRSNSSSQLRELNLTGNNPGDSGVKLLSVLLMDSHCTLEKLELSSCNIKRDDCVALASALRSNSSSQLRELNLTGNNPGESGVKLLSDLKKSPHWKLEKLDI; this is encoded by the exons AAACAGACCACAGAAGGAGAGATTAAACGTCTTTAGTGGGAAACAGCTGAAGTCCGTATTCaag gatCTGGCACACAAAGCCAGCTCTGTGCTGAACAAGGAGCTGAACAGCTTTGagaagctcctgagtccagattacccagcatgcactgaggaAGATAAGGATCAGGAGTATCTGCGGAGTGTCAGAAAGGGAGCGCTGAAGATCGCACTGTACCTCTTGGAGAGCATGAACCAAAACGATCTCGCTGACGCACTGCGCAACA agtctCAGGCCTCAAATCTCAAATCCAGACTGAGGAAGAAGtgtaaaagaattaatgaaggaatctcacagcctGGAAGCTCAGCTcgtctgaatgagatctacacagatctCCACATCACAGAGGGgtggagtggagacgtcaataatgaacatgaggtgagacagattgagacagcgtccaggagaccagcagcacaggagacacccatcaaatgtaacgaTCTCTTTAAAGACGAGTCCATCAGAAGTGTTCTGACTAAAGGAgctgctggaattggaaaaacagtctctgtgcagaagttcattctggactggactgaaggaaaagcaaatcaggacgtcaccttcatgtttccacttccctttagagagctgaatctgatgaagcagaaacatctcagtctgatggatcttcttcatcaccttttccctgaaatgagaaaactacAATTAATAGACTGTGACTCCTACAAAGTCCTGTtcatctttgatggtctggaagagtgtcgacttcctctaaatttccagaagaatgagagattgtgtgatgtgacagagtcagcctcagtggatgtgctgctgacgaacctcatcaaggggaatctgcttccctctgctctcctctggataacctctcgaccagcagcagccaatcagatccctcctgagtgtgtagaccaggtaacagaggtacgagggttcagtgatcctcagaaagaggagtacttcaggaagaggatcagtgatcagagcctggccaataaaatcatcacacgcatgaagtcttcaagaagcctctacatcatgtgccacatcccagtcttctgctggatctcagccactgttctagagagaatgttgggtgaagcagagagtggagagatccccaagactctgactcaaatgttcacacacttcctgatctttcagatcaaacacaaggaccaaaagtaccctcagaaatgtgaccctgatcctcagcagaccagagagagtatcctggcactggggaaactggctttccaacagctggagaaaggaaaccggATCTTCtgtgaggaagacctgagagagtgcggcattgatgtgagagaagtgtcgctgtactcaggagtgtgtacccagATCtccagagaggagtttgggcttcacctgtGGAAGGGATTCAGCTTTGTACcggagtttctggctgctttatacacatttctctccttcatcagcagaaatgtaacagAACAGCAAACTACTGGTCTGTCTGATCTTCTCACcaagtcagacatgtctgatctcctgagcagtgcagtggacaaggccttacagagtgagaacggacacctggacctgttcctccgcttccttctgggtctctcactggagtccaatcagactctcttacgagTCTTAATGCctcagacaggaagcagctctcacagcaaacaggaaacagtcgagtacatcaaggagaagatcagggagaacccatctccagagaaatccttcaatctgttccactgtctgaatgaactgggtGATgattctctagtgcaggaagtcCAGCGTTACCTGAAGAGAAGAGGTGACAGGTGTCTCAGTGGAGTCAGACTCTgtcctgctcagtggtcagctgtggtgtttgtgttactgagcTCAGGACAGGATCTGGATGTGTTTGATTTGAGTAAATATGACCGatcagaggaatgtcttctgaagctgctgccagtggtcaaagcctccagaagagcGGA TCTGTACGACTGTAAtctcacagaggaaagctgtagagctCTATCCTCAGTCCTCAgttcaaactcctccagactgagagaactgaacctgggTTCGAATaaactgcaggattcaggagtgacgctgctctctgctggactggagaacccacactgtacactggagacactgag ATTGTTTAACTGTGGtctcacagaggaaagctgtagagttctgtcctcagttctcacctcaaactcctccagactgacaGAACTGGAGCTGAACATCAATAACCTGCAGGACCcgggagtgaagctgctctctgctggactgaagAACCCAcgctgtacactggagatactgaa GTTGTCTCAATGCCGTGTAACATGTGAAGGTTGTGTTGCTTTGGCTTCGGCTCTGAGATCAAACTCCTCCTCACagctgagagaactgaacctgaccGGGAATAATCCAGgagattcaggagtgaagctgctctctgttcTACTGATGGattcacactgtacactggagaaacTAGA GTTGTCTAGCTGCAATATTAAAAGAGATGATTGTGTTGCTTTGGCTTCGGCTCTGAGATCAAACTCCTCCTCACagctgagagaactgaacctgaccgggaataatccaggagaatcaggagtgaagctgctctctgatctaaAGAAATCTCCCCACTGGAAACTAGAGAAACTAGA
- the LOC108260214 gene encoding NACHT, LRR and PYD domains-containing protein 3 isoform X2: MMASQISPKPGVTMQSAQSMEHLSNFRSDPRPQKERLNVFSGKQLKSVFKDLAHKASSVLNKELNSFEKLLSPDYPACTEEDKDQEYLRSVRKGALKIALYLLESMNQNDLADALRNKSQASNLKSRLRKKCKRINEGISQPGSSARLNEIYTDLHITEGWSGDVNNEHEVRQIETASRRPAAQETPIKCNDLFKDESIRSVLTKGAAGIGKTVSVQKFILDWTEGKANQDVTFMFPLPFRELNLMKQKHLSLMDLLHHLFPEMRKLQLIDCDSYKVLFIFDGLEECRLPLNFQKNERLCDVTESASVDVLLTNLIKGNLLPSALLWITSRPAAANQIPPECVDQVTEVRGFSDPQKEEYFRKRISDQSLANKIITRMKSSRSLYIMCHIPVFCWISATVLERMLGEAESGEIPKTLTQMFTHFLIFQIKHKDQKYPQKCDPDPQQTRESILALGKLAFQQLEKGNRIFCEEDLRECGIDVREVSLYSGVCTQISREEFGLHLWKGFSFVPEFLAALYTFLSFISRNVTEQQTTGLSDLLTKSDMSDLLSSAVDKALQSENGHLDLFLRFLLGLSLESNQTLLRVLMPQTGSSSHSKQETVEYIKEKIRENPSPEKSFNLFHCLNELGDDSLVQEVQRYLKRRGDRCLSGVRLCPAQWSAVVFVLLSSGQDLDVFDLSKYDRSEECLLKLLPVVKASRRADLYDCNLTEESCRALSSVLSSNSSRLRELNLGSNKLQDSGVTLLSAGLENPHCTLETLRLFNCGLTEESCRVLSSVLTSNSSRLTELELNINNLQDPGVKLLSAGLKNPRCTLEILKLSQCRVTCEGCVALASALRSNSSSQLRELNLTGNNPGDSGVKLLSVLLMDSHCTLEKLELSSCNIKRDDCVALASALRSNSSSQLRELNLTGNNPGESGVKLLSDLKKSPHWKLEKLDI; the protein is encoded by the exons ACCACAGAAGGAGAGATTAAACGTCTTTAGTGGGAAACAGCTGAAGTCCGTATTCaag gatCTGGCACACAAAGCCAGCTCTGTGCTGAACAAGGAGCTGAACAGCTTTGagaagctcctgagtccagattacccagcatgcactgaggaAGATAAGGATCAGGAGTATCTGCGGAGTGTCAGAAAGGGAGCGCTGAAGATCGCACTGTACCTCTTGGAGAGCATGAACCAAAACGATCTCGCTGACGCACTGCGCAACA agtctCAGGCCTCAAATCTCAAATCCAGACTGAGGAAGAAGtgtaaaagaattaatgaaggaatctcacagcctGGAAGCTCAGCTcgtctgaatgagatctacacagatctCCACATCACAGAGGGgtggagtggagacgtcaataatgaacatgaggtgagacagattgagacagcgtccaggagaccagcagcacaggagacacccatcaaatgtaacgaTCTCTTTAAAGACGAGTCCATCAGAAGTGTTCTGACTAAAGGAgctgctggaattggaaaaacagtctctgtgcagaagttcattctggactggactgaaggaaaagcaaatcaggacgtcaccttcatgtttccacttccctttagagagctgaatctgatgaagcagaaacatctcagtctgatggatcttcttcatcaccttttccctgaaatgagaaaactacAATTAATAGACTGTGACTCCTACAAAGTCCTGTtcatctttgatggtctggaagagtgtcgacttcctctaaatttccagaagaatgagagattgtgtgatgtgacagagtcagcctcagtggatgtgctgctgacgaacctcatcaaggggaatctgcttccctctgctctcctctggataacctctcgaccagcagcagccaatcagatccctcctgagtgtgtagaccaggtaacagaggtacgagggttcagtgatcctcagaaagaggagtacttcaggaagaggatcagtgatcagagcctggccaataaaatcatcacacgcatgaagtcttcaagaagcctctacatcatgtgccacatcccagtcttctgctggatctcagccactgttctagagagaatgttgggtgaagcagagagtggagagatccccaagactctgactcaaatgttcacacacttcctgatctttcagatcaaacacaaggaccaaaagtaccctcagaaatgtgaccctgatcctcagcagaccagagagagtatcctggcactggggaaactggctttccaacagctggagaaaggaaaccggATCTTCtgtgaggaagacctgagagagtgcggcattgatgtgagagaagtgtcgctgtactcaggagtgtgtacccagATCtccagagaggagtttgggcttcacctgtGGAAGGGATTCAGCTTTGTACcggagtttctggctgctttatacacatttctctccttcatcagcagaaatgtaacagAACAGCAAACTACTGGTCTGTCTGATCTTCTCACcaagtcagacatgtctgatctcctgagcagtgcagtggacaaggccttacagagtgagaacggacacctggacctgttcctccgcttccttctgggtctctcactggagtccaatcagactctcttacgagTCTTAATGCctcagacaggaagcagctctcacagcaaacaggaaacagtcgagtacatcaaggagaagatcagggagaacccatctccagagaaatccttcaatctgttccactgtctgaatgaactgggtGATgattctctagtgcaggaagtcCAGCGTTACCTGAAGAGAAGAGGTGACAGGTGTCTCAGTGGAGTCAGACTCTgtcctgctcagtggtcagctgtggtgtttgtgttactgagcTCAGGACAGGATCTGGATGTGTTTGATTTGAGTAAATATGACCGatcagaggaatgtcttctgaagctgctgccagtggtcaaagcctccagaagagcGGA TCTGTACGACTGTAAtctcacagaggaaagctgtagagctCTATCCTCAGTCCTCAgttcaaactcctccagactgagagaactgaacctgggTTCGAATaaactgcaggattcaggagtgacgctgctctctgctggactggagaacccacactgtacactggagacactgag ATTGTTTAACTGTGGtctcacagaggaaagctgtagagttctgtcctcagttctcacctcaaactcctccagactgacaGAACTGGAGCTGAACATCAATAACCTGCAGGACCcgggagtgaagctgctctctgctggactgaagAACCCAcgctgtacactggagatactgaa GTTGTCTCAATGCCGTGTAACATGTGAAGGTTGTGTTGCTTTGGCTTCGGCTCTGAGATCAAACTCCTCCTCACagctgagagaactgaacctgaccGGGAATAATCCAGgagattcaggagtgaagctgctctctgttcTACTGATGGattcacactgtacactggagaaacTAGA GTTGTCTAGCTGCAATATTAAAAGAGATGATTGTGTTGCTTTGGCTTCGGCTCTGAGATCAAACTCCTCCTCACagctgagagaactgaacctgaccgggaataatccaggagaatcaggagtgaagctgctctctgatctaaAGAAATCTCCCCACTGGAAACTAGAGAAACTAGA